Genomic window (Fundulus heteroclitus isolate FHET01 unplaced genomic scaffold, MU-UCD_Fhet_4.1 scaffold_59, whole genome shotgun sequence):
TGTGAAGCCATCTGCAGGCCACAGGGGGCGCTGCTGAGGCCACATGTTCAGAGCTAGAGGAGGGGTGATtacaaccaatcagaaccagaCAGTCCTCCTGATTGGTTGGTTCTGACCGGGAGCGGGCTAttcctgcagatggcagcagaaCCACCAGGAGGCGCCAGAGAGGCTGGATTTtatgtctcatattttactgccaGGACATCAGGGACAGTTTTATCAAATACGTAAGGAGACATTTCTGCtagctgcagctttaaagctggtcatcctgttcagaaacactttctgtAATCCTGGGTGaaatccttccatcctgaaactAGTCAATAagttatgtattcagaaaaaggaggttaaaatcGTTTCTgttgggagctgcaggcctgtaaaaactttttatggGCCGAATGGCAGCGATTGgtcagagttctggttctggtctcaccccctctgtccctcaggttctgGGGGAATCTCCTCATCCATGGTTCTCCCACATGCcgtcattctgacgcgctcacctAACGCCAGTCTGCGTGCTTGTTCCCCCTTAGTTTCCATTTGCTGTGCtttgtttatgtatctggttagcttagcggttagcttagcggttagcttcggtgttagccgtagctccgctgctctcaccgtagactttgaacatggctgagagtcgctaGAAGCgaaccgtgttcatgtttatgagaagaagaggaaggcctcagtagaaagaaatgagaccagagaggatttaggagatttttcCATGTGACCCTcctgaggagcagcagagcaggTAAACAGGACCTGGTGTTCTGGTCCTAaaccaggagaaccagcagcaggaaCCATTCTGGTGATCTATGCATCTTGGTGCTGCGTTTGGACCTGTAGCTCATGAGCATATGATGGGATCAAgaaggttctgctgggtttcagAACATTATTCTGCTCGTTGTCCCTGCAGAGACACTGTCTCCGCTGTCCTCTCCTAGGTTTGGACTTATTTGGGTTTAAAGTCCATCAGaccttcagaaccagcagcCCCTCCTGTAGCATCAGAGCCGACTACTCTGACCCGACCAGGGTCCGAACACGGAGGATCCCAGCAGGGATCTCTCTGGAGAACTTTAGTCCAGTTAGATCCAATCTGAGGAGCACCAGAACCCCTCCTGGAGACCAGGATTCCAAGTCCGCTTCTCTGGGTTGGACCGTCTCAGCACCAGAACCCGGACCAAGTTTACTCTGGACGTTTCATCCAGCCTGCTGAGGAAAATGTACGGCTCGGTTCTGACCCGGCATGCAGCTGTCAGAACGCCTTTTAGTGATGACTGAATGAGAAGAGCTGGACGGTAATGATACCAGAACCAGGACAGAACCATAACCCATCTGATAAAACTGTAGCACAGCAGTTCTCCACATTAGAACTCCTGaggttctgtctggttctgactGGACCGCTCAGACCCGGCTGCTCTGAACAGCTCCTGGAGCAccgctgccacctgctggttgCCTTTCATTATTTATCACCTGGTAATTTATGCACAGCTACATCAGGGGGGACTCGGATCATCTTCCAGAACCtgccaacagaaccaggaggaAGTATTGAGTTGAGACTGAAATCATAGAATCCGCCtgattaacccccccccccccccccatcccccccccagTGGAAATACTGGACGTTACTGAAACTGTGAATCATATAAGACGACAAATATGGAGGAAAATGAGTCACATAAAAAACAATCAGGAAGCATAAATTCAACCACAGCTGCTTCTTTCTTCATCGTAGagctttaaataaactttaaatctTCAGCTTTCATCATAAACCCTGCAGAGCATCTCTGCAGGGTTTATGATGCCTTTGAACGGAGGCTCATACTATCTCAGGCCTTGTGTGCATGAAAACGACACTGTTGACATGTTTACATGTAATAGCGTTCTAATTGCAATCTGCATTTACAGCAGCAGTATTACGGTGTAATTCCCCCACCTCGCCACTAGTGGTGCTGTGTTCTTTGAACGCAACATCCAGAACTCTGAAGTTCAGCATGAGATGGTTATGGTTCCCACAGGGGCGGGGAGAGCTAAGTGACCGGCTCTTCTACTGCTCCGCCGTAGCGTGACAGGAGGCGGGGCTTAGAGGAGGCGGGGCTTAGAGGAGGCGGGGCTTAGAGGAGGCGGGGCTTAGACTGATCTCTGAACGGATCGTAGCCCCTCAGCGTCTCACGGTCATTACCTGAGAACAGGGCGCATGCCTTTTTTCCTGCGGGCAGGCGATGAGGTCCAGGTGTTACTTAAAGTAACGTGTTATCGCCGTGGTTATATCCAGAAGGTTCTCCAGCGGTTCTCCTACCTGCTGGAGGCGGCTGCTGACCCTGATTCtgtgaggttctgctggttctgtaaCCCGGTTCCGTCTGCTTCCTCCTGCAGTACTCGTCCGCCGGCTGCCTGCTGTCGCTGCACCACAGCGAGAAGCCCGAACACGAGGAGGTGTGCGAGTTCCGGCCCTACACCTGTCCCTGTCCCGGCGCCACCTGCAAGTGGGCCGGCCCGCTGGAGGCCGTCATGCCTCACCTGATGCACGCGCACAAGTCCATCACCACGCTGCAGGTCAGAACCGCCACGCGGGTCAGAACCGGCAcgcgggtcagaaccagaacccgtgGGTTAGGCAGGTGCGCTGGCTAACTTTCCCCGCTCCCGGTCTGCAGGGGGAGGACATCGTGTTCCTGGCGACGGACATCAACCTGCCCGGCGCCGTGGACTGGGTCATGATGCAGTCGTGCTTCAGCCACCACTTCATGCTGGTTCTGGAGAAGCAGGAGAAGTACGAGGGCCACCAGCAGTTCTTCGCCGTGGTGCTGCTCATCGGCACCAGGAAGCAGGCGGAGAACTTCGCCTACCGCCTGGAGCTGAACGGGAACCGGCGCCGCCTCACCTGGGAGGCCACGCCCCGCTCCATCCACGACGGCGTGGCCGCCGCCATCATGAACAGCGACTGCCTGGTGTTCGACACGTCCATCGCTCACCTGTTCGCCGACAACGGCAACCTGGGCATCAACGTCACCATCTCCATGTGCTGAGGACCGGACCGGGCCGGACCGGACCGGGCCGGACCGGACCGGGCCGGACCGGGCCGCCATGCTCCGCCTGGAGCTCAGGACTCTGCTGTCAGAACCctgcagaacctcagcagaCACTAAAACTGGAAGAGGAAGGTCCGCTGACCCGTCTGTAACggttctgagaaaaaaataaaaatgtttagaaaagttCTCCAGCTGTCCTGTTGGagactctggttctggttctgatccacagATCAGAACCTTTTCCAGCCCTGCAGTCTGAGCTGGGTTAAAGCCAGCAGTCCACGCCTCGGTTCTGTTGGGGAACCGGTCCTGCTGGAGTATCCGGTTCTCCCGGGTTTGGTTCTTTACAGCCGACAGAACTCTGGTGATCCGAACACTCGTCACGGTTCTTCTCCTTCAGAACCTCCTGGTTCTCCAAGGAGAGGCTCCTCAGAGCAGGGGGCGACACCGGGACCACCATTAAATCAGAACCGAAGGGTTCTGGTGGTACCGTTTCCCTTCCTGCTCCAGCCCAGGTCCAAAGAAAAAGCTCCAGGAGATCCCAGCATGTGGCACCAGGAACAGGAAGAACGCATGGGGACGacggttctgatggttctgttctgatggttctgttcTGATGATGGACCGGCCCGGTGCCGTCACATGACCAGGTGTCCTGTGACTGGAGAGCCTGGATTGGATCTGTGACCTGgtgtttatgaaaataaaaattattctgTTGTCGAGCGTTTCTCATTCACCAGCCGAACCGGAACCGGACTTCTGGACCGGACTTCTGGACCTTCAGGTAAACCCAGACAGAAGGTTGCTGGTTCACATCCCAGGTGAGGCGTGATCTGTCCGGCCACAGGAACCTTTTTCTACTGCTGACGTCTTCCTGCGGTGCTGATCAGAGGAcaggcagaaccgggcccaggTTACCGCTGACCCGTTTAGAACCACGGAGACGGACCGGATCAACCCGGACGCTCCTCACCGCTGTAGCAGGACGTGATCTCAGCCTCGCTCCCTGACCCAAACTGAAGCTCAGGACTCTGATGATGTTTAAATCAGTTTCTGTGAACACAGAAGAAACATTTTCCCCTTTTGTTTCAAACTTCCTGCTGAGGCTAGCATAGCATCATTAGCATGCTAGCTATTAGctttacaataaataataaaagtttatGTTCAGGCTGATGGTCAAAGCACTTTGTTGGACAaacttttcacttttatttccattttctgaTCAGCGCACACAGCCGGACCTCAGAACCACTCAGGACCCGCAGAACTCGCCAGAGGAGCGGCCATTTTCTTCATTTCACTTAAATATAATCACCAATaacttttatacagaaaataactgatttcTTGTGTTTCCATAAGGAATATAAGCATCATGTGATCAAACTGGCATTCAACTATTCTATCGGACCAAAGTCAAACAATTATTCCTCataaagcagaagaaaatatGGACTGTTGCCGTTTTTGGGTGTTTCTGTGCTTAGAGTGTAGAGGAGATAACATCAGATGCTAAATGTTAGCAATGCTAATTATTAATTTCATTGCAACGTACGGACATTCTCTGCATTGAACCCGTCCCTCAGGCGGCAGCGAGCTGCCACTGGGTGGCGCCGGAGAGCTTTCTGGGGCAAAgagtcttgctcaaggacccagtgtggcagtctgtgggattcaaacccagaacctggCAGTCTGCTCTCCGTCTAGGCCACCAGAACAGGTTCCCTTATAAATGCAGAGAACCCAGAGAGATGCTAACAGCGTTAGCCTGGGCGCGGTTCCTGGGTCCAAATACGGACTTCCTGTTGATTTAGTTTCCTGTTTGTTTAAGCACGCTTCGTTCTGATTGGCCAGTTTCCCCAAGTCTACAGAAAAACgtgtgaaaatgttatttttgggGGAAAGGTTGCTCTTTCTaggattttgcaaataaaaagaaTCTGATGTTTAATGATTGGCTGTTGTTGCTTGTGTTGGACCTCAGAAACGGTTCTGACGCTGATGTTCTGCCCGGATGCAGGAGGTCGTCTGGAGAACGGCGCCGCTGCTGCTGAGGCCTCCGTCACATGATGCAGCAGGAAATGGAGCGGGTTCTGTTGGTACGATGGCTCTACTCCCCCCACAAAGAAACTTATCAGTATTATTGGGACAAATGTGACTTTTAATGACTTATACAACAAATTGATGCATTTTCCTTTAAAGAACGTTCTTGATTGCAGCAGAAACAAAGCCAGTCCTGTTTGGACCTCATAGTTCAGCCATCTTTGCCAACAGAACCATCATTTAAACAGAAAGCCGTCACCAGTCAGAACCTTTTTACTCTCTCAGCATGTCGTGCAGCGACAGCTACGGCCACCAGGGGCAGCGATGAGCTGACCCAGGCGTacagacaggaagtgacgtTTCACAGAAAATGTCCTCATGTTTGACGGATCATCTTCATCGTCGCTCTGCCTCTCGTCTCCCGGCGTCTCGTCTTCGTCCGTCGTCTCGCTCCGTCTCTCTCCGTCTGTCCTCTCTTCTtctgtctccctctctctccctgtcGTCTTCATCCCTCCGCCTCTCGTTGACTCTCCTCCTGTCTTCCTCTCTGTCCCTTCCTCTCcacctctcctcttcctcacctctTCCTCTGTCCGTGGCCCTCTGTCCGTTCTGTGCTCCGCCGGacggcgccccctgctggctgtACTTGTCATAGGCAGCGTCCTGTTTCTCCTCTTTGACTCTGACGCCTGCAGGAGGATGACGAGGAGACGAATCCGGCGAGGAAGAGGACTCtctgctctttttcttcttcttcttcttctctttcttcttcttcttctccttcttgtCTGAGATggaaaacaagagaagaagagaTTAAAATCGGTCTGGACTCGGAGCAGGAGGCTTTCTGACAGCAGGAAGTGACCTCACCTTTCTTGGCCTTCTTCACAGGTACGGcatcctgctcctcttcctcagagaGGCCGGCAGCAGCAGGATCTTTAGGAGCACAGCCGTCctctctgagacgtttggtcaCGTCGTCGATGTCCTCGTGGTCTTTGGGAGGACGGTAGTTCTTAACGTGATCCACGCGGATGGTCCGGCCTTTGATCTGCAACcacaggtcagaggtcagctgcTGCAGCCGCTCTGCTCTGATTGGACGGTTCCTGTCTGCAGCTCTTTAACCGCGCGCTCACCTTGATGCCGTTGAAGTTGTCCACAGCCAGGATGGTGCTCCTCTGGTCCTCGTAGCAGAGGAAGCAGAAGCCTTTGGACTTGCCGGTCTTCTTGTCTCGCACCAGGTTGATGTTGACGATCTCTCCGTacctgaagggggggggggggaacattTAGCGCCGTGCTCACAGCGCCTCTGGGCTGAAGGAGTGTGGAGGACTTACTGAGAGAAGACGCAGATCAGGTCCCCCTCGGTGAGCTCGTATGGAAACCCTCCTGCAGGAACCAACCAGCATTCAGACACTTCTCCACCGTTCCTCAGACCGCGTGGTGACGGTGGAACGTAATCCAGGGATTTACCGCCGCTCAGCGTTAGTCTGACACAAGCCCATTAATCTGCTCTGATGTCGGGTTTAGCTCCTCTACTTTCATTCTAAACCCGCAGGAAAAGTCTCTGAATCAGCTTTTAAATCTGTGACATCATTTCCTGTCTGCAGGTTTGAACTGGGACCGCTTCGTCTAGAAATGTCGGATCAACAGGAACAAATTAAAACGGCTAAAATTCAAACTACCGGCACAAATGATCTGTTAACGTCTAACTGAGGATTTTTCTCTATCgtctttttttaaccatttcattCTCCATGAAATTAAattctgattacttttttaATCTCTGTAATTATTTCTGTAACAGTTTCTCTGGTGTTTATAGTCAAGATATAAATGATATTTAGAAGTGAAGCCAGAAAACGTTCACATGACGATTAACTGAAGATGAATTTAATTGAAGGGTTTAGCATCTTATTCGCCTTGTTTCAGGCGTTTCTGTAACGATTCAGGACTTGATGTTGCTATAGCAACAGGACAGCGTGTCTAACGCAGGCTCACCAACAAAGATCCAGGCGCTGTCCTTGTACTCGCTGTGCCAGGAAACGGTCTCCTTGATGCCGAGGTCGGCCTCGCGCTCGTTCAGCTCGTTGATCAGCTTCACTTTGGTCAGCGGACTGCAGACAGAGAACAACGCTGCAGCTCTGATTCCACACACAGCTGACTAACGCCACATCCTACACGCTTTATTTTAGCAGTGGAGTTATTTAAAACTGTGTCACAACCCCATAGCTCAGAAACGCAGCCTTTATATCAGACGCTGCAGCAGTTGTGCAGCCAAACGCCACGGCGTTCTGAGGTCAGGTCACTGCGGTGAGCCCCAGCCGCTCATGTAGCTTTTAGATATCTACAGGTCTGAGTGAGTCCTTGTTACATCTTCAGATCAGGGCTCAGATTAACCTGAACTGTTTTCATCCAACAAAGAGGGACTTAACAGGAAACATTTGAGATCCACTCACCTGATCTAATTAAACTAAACATGGCAGCCATACTGGTCCAGAACTGTTCAGAGTGAAGGAGGTGAATAAgtgatgaagctgtgtgtgaatcaaattctgggaattattttagtgacAAAATTGACTCCTTTCATATTTATTCCTCTCTTTGGAGACGGATCGGCTCTCCTCTCTGCATGCCTGGCTGTCAGGAGGAGGCAGCAgtggtgtgcctgtgagacaacGCTGAGGGCAGAGGGAACTCTGGGGGAAACTATCGCTGCACCAACtggtctgtaaacacagaaaATGCCTCCAGACCTGTTGTTACTCGCTTTTTGAAGGAAAGAGgcgtctgaaaagtcgctaaatgtagcaacaaatTGGCTAAATGGGCAACAGGGGCCTGTCCTCACTGGTTTTCCTTCCCTACTGAAAGCTTCTGCTagcagccagacaggaaggagcaggcAGAGGTGGCTTTAAAGGTAAATTGTGatatataataattatatttaaattcatttcaaactGTATTTATGGTTAGAGTTAGAAATGAGGCCCCCGTGAAGGTCAGGCCTAGAAACGGTCCTGCAGTGGGTTAAAACACGGAATAAATGAGCCTGAACAGGTCAGCAGCGCTTTGCTTTACATGAGACGATTCAAAGAAAACGGCCGAGATAAATAAAGCATTAGGAGCTGAAAActgtccaaaataaaaactatttgctTTACTTTATGCCCCGATTGCAACAACAGCACGAGACTGTGTCTCTGGGTGCATTAGTTTGGGTTTACTCAGGTTTATGAGCCCGTTAACGACAAAGAAACGTTGAAGTGCTCAGATTCTGAATAAGATCCGGTGAGGAGGTGAACAGCGGCTGCTTCCGGTAACGGTCGCTGCTGCTGGTCGGTAACAAACGGCAGGAAATAACCAGCAGTTCACCTGCTTACAGCCatcagaaaacagacaaaatgaaggacaaaaaaaacacttactTCATGGTTTAATGTCGATGAGCAGCGGTGTAGCCGGAAACAGTCTACGTGCTGACAGGAACAACTTCCGGTGGAGCACCGAGCTGCCGCCTAGCGTTCACATTAATAATTAACGGCTGTTATCAAGACACAGCTACTGTTTGTCATCTAAgggtttaaaattaaaagagtATAATATCTACATTTAAATCAGGATTTATGTAGCTTGTAAGTTTTATTGTAGCCTGAAAAAATGAGCGGTTATACTCCCCGCCTTTAGGTGGCGCTGTGAAGCTAGCAGCTAGCTGTTGACCCGGTCTAAAGTCACTGACTGAGCCGCTTAATAACTATTACTTACTTCTTATTACACATTTAATGTTTTCAACAAAGGGTTTATATCAATGTTTGACTGTTTAGTGTGACGTGGAGTCATGAGAATCTGTTTAACGACGatatattttggtttaaatgCAGCTCCAATATTGGCTGGTCTATTAGCTGAAGCAAATTAAATGTTCGGGATTTGAACCTTTAACCGAGCTGTTCCTGGTGAGTAAACCCCTTTA
Coding sequences:
- the LOC118561259 gene encoding E3 ubiquitin-protein ligase Siah2 — translated: PGSVCFLLQYSSAGCLLSLHHSEKPEHEEVCEFRPYTCPCPGATCKWAGPLEAVMPHLMHAHKSITTLQGEDIVFLATDINLPGAVDWVMMQSCFSHHFMLVLEKQEKYEGHQQFFAVVLLIGTRKQAENFAYRLELNGNRRRLTWEATPRSIHDGVAAAIMNSDCLVFDTSIAHLFADNGNLGINVTISMC
- the rbmx2 gene encoding RNA-binding motif protein, X-linked 2, with amino-acid sequence MNPLTKVKLINELNEREADLGIKETVSWHSEYKDSAWIFVGGFPYELTEGDLICVFSQYGEIVNINLVRDKKTGKSKGFCFLCYEDQRSTILAVDNFNGIKIKGRTIRVDHVKNYRPPKDHEDIDDVTKRLREDGCAPKDPAAAGLSEEEEQDAVPVKKAKKDKKEKKKKKEKKKKKKKSRESSSSPDSSPRHPPAGVRVKEEKQDAAYDKYSQQGAPSGGAQNGQRATDRGRGEEEERWRGRDREEDRRRVNERRRDEDDREREGDRRREDRRRETERDDGRRRDAGRREAERR